In Drosophila miranda strain MSH22 chromosome XR, D.miranda_PacBio2.1, whole genome shotgun sequence, the genomic window TAGTGTAGCGCTTTGACACATAACTGATGTTGAAGGGCCCGCCGAATGCGATAAATAATTCATTGATATagttatacatatgtatgtatgtattgttATTATATAGAATCGTTGTGTAAAGAATATACTATTGCAGTGTTTACTGTGGGGTGTTGTTAGATTCCTCGAGTGACGGCGGCGAGTCGGAAGGCGTTTTGATATTGTACCTCCATGAATAATTGATTTATCTCTGGTCACTTGAGAGTTTGTTACCCACTAGTAGCAATAGAATGGCACTCAGTGGTGCGATAAGGAGCCATCATCGGTGGACTGCACAACGATCCATATACATATGAATCACAGCACACTGCATAGCTTTAGCATAGCACCTACGCCTCGTCCGACAACACGTCTTAAAATAACAGACTGAAAACGTATGTAGAGCAAAACACATGTTGATAGTACATATATGGGTCATTGCCGATAAGCATTCTATTGCATATTTTACCAAAATTTTTTGTGTTTTGCGTAATTGGGCTTTAATGATAGCAAgaaaaatggaaatgaaaatggCACTTAAATATAcatagtatgtatgtataaaaaaatatactAAAATAGCATAAAAACGTGCCTAATACATGCTTATGTATCACCCACACTCTTGTGTGAATGAACATATACAGCTGTACATACAGCTGTATGCATGCATGTATGTAAGTGAGCGGGTGTCCAAATCGCAAGAAGAAGACCAAAAACTCGCACATGGAAGGCGGCAGCTATAAATACACTATGAATGGGTGGGCAAAGAGGAGCAGATGAGGGGGCCCGTCGCATGCATTTCCAATGCACTGGGACACACTAAACTAAATAATCTTTAATTAGGAAAATATTGAAACACTTACACACGTCTATTTATTGAACTGTTTAGCACatcacatacatatatacatgtGCACATGTATTTATCAATTCCAAGAGTTGCAGAGATGCGCGCAGCGGTGATAGTGTAGTAGGGCTTGCTTGATGCCGTCCAATGATTATTTCGATCCCACACTGCCGGGGACGGCGGGATGACGGAAGTAGTATAGTATACGTACTGTCGAGATAACGCCGAATCTCAACTACTTTGCAACAATCCCAGATTAACACAGAAAATCTACCAAAAGAGCAACTTTTCAGCGACGAGAAGGCGCGAGACAGCGGCAAAAGCTTAGCCCCGACCGACTTGCAGACTAGACGCCACACACACGAACATGCACAGTTACGCAAGGTGCTGGTTAACTGTAATCATCTTGAGAACTCGATTGATTTAAACATATGCCAATTCCATTTTCACTTTTGCACGCACCGCCAACACAAAATCCGCAAAATAGGGATGGAATGGAtggtaaatatatatttatatcgAGCGCTCGATAGCTATCCAATAGTAGTCGACTCGCGTGTACACAGTACCAGGGCTGTGCACATCAAACTATCTTCGCTCTAAAACTCATATATTCGATAGCCACCCTCCGATAATATTATcagaaacaaaacagaaaacagctAAAAATTAAACTGGAAAAATGAGCGACACTGAACATCTTACTACTGGTACGTGTTGATCCATCTGATCCAACGCTTTTCAATTTATTTTCACAATCCTCTCCCACTCGTAGGCTCCACCAAGCCCATCTTTCCAGACGATGGTGTGCTGCGCTTGTACTCGATGCGTTTTTGCCCCTATGCACACCGCGTGCACCTCGTGCTTGATGCAAAGAACATACCGCATCACAACATCTATATAAATCTGCAAGCTAAACCCGACTGGTTTACCAAGATGAGCAGCACCGCCAAGGTGCCGGCACTGGAAGTCGTCAAGGAAGGCGAGAATTCTGTGCTAATTGAATCTCTAGTCATTTGCGATTACTTGGATGAGATGTATCCGGAAGTACCGCTCTACCCAACAGACCCGTTGAAGAAGGCCCAGGACAAGATACTCGTTCAGCGTTTTGGGCATTTCATTACATCCCTTTACAAGATGTTGCTAGACGACAAGCGCGAACTGGACCTGACCGACTTGATCACCGACTTGGACATTTACGAGAATGAGCTAAAGCAGCGAGGAAGCAAATTCTTTGGCGGCTCCAAGCCGGGAATGCTAGACTACATGATTTGGCCTTGGTGCGAGCGCTTTGCTGCTCTGAAACTTGACGACGGCACCCAAGCTGAGTTGGATCCACAGCGCTTTTTGACACTAGTGAGTACACACTCGGAATCGATGAATGTCAATATAAAATGTGTATTTGTTGCAGCTCCAATGGCGCGACTTGATGCTCCAGGATAAGGCCGTGAAAATTTTCTATCTGGATGGGGAGACTCATGACAAATATATGAACTCCCGTAAAGCTGGCAATGCAGATTATAACATGCTCTAGTAGGTtcataaaataaatttcaaacCATTCCTATTTAAGATCTCCCGTTTATATTTCTCAGCCATGCCGCCAAGCGTACAAGACGGGAGTAACATTTCATaaaattttgttgttttttttttcatttaaCTTCGCTGGCTCGATCATTCAGATGTTTTAAATATTGTggaaaatcaaattaaaatattaaaattcgattttaattgtattgTTATCGATAAATATATCAGGTTCCGCCACTATATAAAGGCGAGCGGCATTCACTTCTTTGTCATTCGATAGGCAGCAAAAACATAGTCAGCATTTCGCGTTTCAAGAATTTCAACAATTTTATTAAAAGCATAAACATGTCCATACCGCAAAAACACTTTAAGAAAGGTTAGTTCAAGGATTTTTTCCAAGGTCATTTGGCTAGCCAGCACCACGCACTTGTGATGCGGCATTTTAGTGGGAAATTGATTTTGTTATCGTAGTTTTATCTGCATCGCACAATAAAAgagagcagcaacaaaaatgcACCGCTTTAGCAGAAAGAGATTAATTATAGACAGATATTTCCCCGCTGACGTCAGTGCCAATACAGTCCACATCATCAACAGGTACGCCCAAGCCGGAAATTCCAGAGGATGGCGTTTTGCGCTACTACACAATGCGCTTCTGCCCCTACTCCGAACGCGCCCAGTTGATGCTGGCCGCCAAGAAGATTCCCCATCACACGGTGTACATTGATTTGACCGAGAAGCCGGAGTGGTACACTGACTACAGTCCCCTGGGAAAGGTGCCCGCCATCCAGTTGCCCCATCTGCCGGGCCAGCCGACTCTGGTGGAGTCCCTGGTGATTGCCGAATATTTGGACGAGGAGTATCCAGGAGAGCGTTCCCTGTTTTCCAAAGATCCACTGCAAAAGGCCCTGGACAGGATACTCATTGAGCGACTATCCCCCGCCGTCAGTGCCATCTATCCGGTTTTCTTCACCACAAACCCGCCCGAAGATGCACTGAAGAACTTTGAGGCCGCCTTGGATGTGTTCGAAGAGGAGATCACCAAGCGCGGAACGCCCTACTTTGGAGGCGAAAAAATTGGCATTGTGGATTATATGATCTGGCCCTGGTTCGAGCGGTTCCCCGCCCTCAAGTACACGCTGGCCGAGCCATACGAGCTAGACTCAAAACGCTATCCGAATCTGCTGAATTGGCGCCTCCTAGTGTCTCAGGACGAGGCTGTTAAGGCCACTGCACTGGATGCCAAAGTGCATGCCAAGTTTATGCGCACCCGCCACGAGGGCAAGACCAACTATGACTTGGCATTCGAGCCCTTGTAAAGAATGAGAAATGATTAATGTTCTGTCAAAGAGTAGATTTTAAAAGGGAGATTAATATGGGAGTGTCTTAAAGTTGGATTCTGAatcatttatataaaatatactCGTAAATATGGCCTCCAAATATGTTTATCTTTGAGGGCATTCAACTACTTGCGATGTTATCTCCAGACTGCCGCACGAACTAACCAGAACTCTGATAATTTTTTCAGGCTCCACCAAACCGCAGCTGCCTGAGGACGGGGTATTGCGAGTCTACTCGATGAGATTCTGTCCCTTCAGCCAACGGGTACACCTCATCCTCGACGCTAAGAATATTCCCCATCACAAAATCTACATCGATTTGATTGACAAGCCCGAATGGTACAAGGATTACAGTCCCCTAGGAAAGGTACCCGCCTTGCAGCTGACGGATGTAAAAGACCAGCCAACACTTGTGGAATCGATGATCATAGCCGAATTTCTCGATGAGCAGTTTCCCGAGTTGCGGCTCTTTCCCAGTGACCCGCTGCACAAGGCCCAGGAAAAGATTCTGATTGAACGCTTTGCTCCTGTGGTCAATGCCGTATATCCAGTGCTGACCTGCAATGCCAATGCTCCGAAAGATGCCCTCACGAACTTCGAGACTGCCCTGGATGCGTTCGAGCAAGAGCTGGCCAAGAGAGGGACGCCCTACTTTGCTGGACAGACAATTGGCATTGTGGATTATATGATCTGGCCCTGGTTCGAGCGCTTTCCCAGTCTGAAGCTGACCACGGAACACAAGTATGAGCTGGATGCCAAGCGCTTTGGTCTCTTGGTAAGCTGTTCCGTTCCCCTTCAACTGAATGTGCTCTAATGCTCTCTTTACAGCTTAAGTGGCGTGATCTGGTAGCCCAGGATGAGGCTGTGCGGAAGACCGCTCTGGATGCCCAATTGCACGCAGATTTCCAGGGTTCAAAACGTCTGGGCAAGCCCCAGTACGACATAGCTTTTAAGGCTTAAAGGCCCTCCGGCATCTGTGCTTTATTCATTccgagcaaaaaaaaaaaacaaacaaacaaaaaatcatgCTTCCTTGACCAGCAGATTATAGTTGGGTCTGCCGGCGCTGCGAGTGCGCAGGAACTCTGCTTGCACTTCCGCCTCCATGTAGAAGGCCATCACAGCCGAATCCCGCTTCATGCGTTCCACCCATTGCGACTGAATGGGAAAACCAAGATTACGGGTTAACTTCTGACATCGAGAGTCATCCAAAGAGCACTCACCAGCTGCGGGAAGCGCCGCTCATCAAAATTGTAGTCATCGCCTCGCTGCACCTTGAGCAAGTCCAGGCGCTCACACCACGGCCATATCATGTAGTCGAGAATACCCGTTTGTTCGCCACCAAAGAAGTCAGTGCAACGGCGGCTCAGCTCCTTCTCATAGGTATCCAAGCCACACCAGAAGGGCTCCAGGTCGCCGCCATCAGATGCCCTAAAGAAGGCGCCCAGGACCGAGCTGAAGCGCTCGATTAAGAGCCTCTCCTGGACCTTCTTCAGTGGATCTCGCGGATAAAGCGGCCGCAGTGGATACTGCTCGTCCAGGTACTCGCAGATGAGCAGCGATTCGGTCAGCACCGGTGGACCCGGTTCGCGCACCAGCTCCAGTGCTGGCACCTTGCCCTGCGGATTCTTGTCGAATAGCCAGTCTGGTTTCTCTGTGAGATTTATGTAAATGCTGTGGTAGGGTATCTGTTTGGCATCCAGCACTAGATGGACACGCTGGGCGAACGGACAGAAGCGCATGGAGTACAACCGCAGTATCCCATCCTCGGGCACATCCGGAATGGGAGAGCCTACAAAAACGGATTCGATTCCTTTCAGGCTGACAGGCCCACGTGATGAGGAGCTGTACCCACCTTTAGCCAAGTGTCTGCCGTTGCTCATGATGCGCGTGGTCTGATTTGCTCTGGTGCAGCGATGCAAGTAATGCAAATCATCAACCGAGTCGACTAAtatataaagagcagcagaggCCCGCCCTTGGCTGGGCGGCTTCCATTACGCGGCCCGGCTGAACTTGGCGGCTGCGTCAACCTTTGCGGCTGACACACATAGCCGTGTTGATGGACACACAGTGGAACGCTTCTGTTATTGAAAAACTTTATTCATCTCTCGGAATCAGAAAGTAAGAACTATAGAATCGAGTATCTCGAGATCTAGGCCAGCAGATCGTAGTTGGTGTTGCCCGACTTGCGGCCTCTCCAGAACTCGATGTGCTGCTCGGGCGTAGCATAGAAGGACTTTACCACATCATCCGCCTTGAGCAGATCAATCAGATTGGCAATCCTGGGAAAGCGTTTTGCATCGAAGTTGTAGCTGTCCTCGAGTATGAACCCAATTACAGCCAGACGCTCCAGCCAGGGCCAAATCATGTAGTCCACAAAGCCAGGCCTGTCGCCGCCGAAAAAGGGTGTGCCCCGCTTGACCAGCTCTTTCTCGAAGATCTCCAGGGCAAGCCAGTAGTCATCGAGGCCAGTGCTGTGCAACAAGATCTTCATGAATGCATTGGTGATGGCACTGAAGCGCTCCAGCAGGATCTTATCCTCGGCC contains:
- the LOC108151106 gene encoding pyrimidodiazepine synthase isoform X2, coding for MSDTEHLTTGSTKPIFPDDGVLRLYSMRFCPYAHRVHLVLDAKNIPHHNIYINLQAKPDWFTKMSSTAKVPALEVVKEGENSVLIESLVICDYLDEMYPEVPLYPTDPLKKAQDKILVQRFGHFITSLYKMLLDDKRELDLTDLITDLDIYENELKQRGSKFFGGSKPGMLDYMIWPWCERFAALKLDDGTQAELDPQRFLTLLQWRDLMLQDKAVKIFYLDGETHDKYMNSRKAGNADYNML
- the LOC108151106 gene encoding pyrimidodiazepine synthase isoform X1 → MSDTEHLTTGSTKPIFPDDGVLRLYSMRFCPYAHRVHLVLDAKNIPHHNIYINLQAKPDWFTKMSSTAKVPALEVVKEGENSVLIESLVICDYLDEMYPEVPLYPTDPLKKAQDKILVQRFGHFITSLYKMLLDDKRELDLTDLITDLDIYENELKQRGSKFFGGSKPGMLDYMIWPWCERFAALKLDDGTQAELDPQRFLTLLQWRDLMLQDKAVKIFYLDGETHDKYMNSRKAGNADYNMLYHAAKRTRRE
- the LOC108151107 gene encoding pyrimidodiazepine synthase isoform X2; translation: MSIPQKHFKKGSTKPQLPEDGVLRVYSMRFCPFSQRVHLILDAKNIPHHKIYIDLIDKPEWYKDYSPLGKVPALQLTDVKDQPTLVESMIIAEFLDEQFPELRLFPSDPLHKAQEKILIERFAPVVNAVYPVLTCNANAPKDALTNFETALDAFEQELAKRGTPYFAGQTIGIVDYMIWPWFERFPSLKLTTEHKYELDAKRFGLLLKWRDLVAQDEAVRKTALDAQLHADFQGSKRLGKPQYDIAFKA
- the LOC108151107 gene encoding pyrimidodiazepine synthase isoform X1 — translated: MSIPQKHFKKGTPKPEIPEDGVLRYYTMRFCPYSERAQLMLAAKKIPHHTVYIDLTEKPEWYTDYSPLGKVPAIQLPHLPGQPTLVESLVIAEYLDEEYPGERSLFSKDPLQKALDRILIERLSPAVSAIYPVFFTTNPPEDALKNFEAALDVFEEEITKRGTPYFGGEKIGIVDYMIWPWFERFPALKYTLAEPYELDSKRYPNLLNWRLLVSQDEAVKATALDAKVHAKFMRTRHEGKTNYDLAFEPL
- the LOC108151105 gene encoding pyrimidodiazepine synthase isoform X2; protein product: MSNGRHLAKGSPIPDVPEDGILRLYSMRFCPFAQRVHLVLDAKQIPYHSIYINLTEKPDWLFDKNPQGKVPALELVREPGPPVLTESLLICEYLDEQYPLRPLYPRDPLKKVQERLLIERFSSVLGAFFRASDGGDLEPFWCGLDTYEKELSRRCTDFFGGEQTGILDYMIWPWCERLDLLKVQRGDDYNFDERRFPQLSQWVERMKRDSAVMAFYMEAEVQAEFLRTRSAGRPNYNLLVKEA
- the LOC108151105 gene encoding pyrimidodiazepine synthase isoform X1, producing the protein MSNGRHLAKGGYSSSSRGPVSLKGIESVFVGSPIPDVPEDGILRLYSMRFCPFAQRVHLVLDAKQIPYHSIYINLTEKPDWLFDKNPQGKVPALELVREPGPPVLTESLLICEYLDEQYPLRPLYPRDPLKKVQERLLIERFSSVLGAFFRASDGGDLEPFWCGLDTYEKELSRRCTDFFGGEQTGILDYMIWPWCERLDLLKVQRGDDYNFDERRFPQLSQWVERMKRDSAVMAFYMEAEVQAEFLRTRSAGRPNYNLLVKEA
- the LOC108151108 gene encoding pyrimidodiazepine synthase, with translation MSSGKHLGKGSSKPVLPDDGKLRLFSMRFCPYAQRAHFVLNAKKVPYHTVYINLTEKPEWLVEVSPLLKVPALQLPGEKGEPSLIESLIIAEYLDEKYPQNPLLPKDPLKRAEDKILLERFSAITNAFMKILLHSTGLDDYWLALEIFEKELVKRGTPFFGGDRPGFVDYMIWPWLERLAVIGFILEDSYNFDAKRFPRIANLIDLLKADDVVKSFYATPEQHIEFWRGRKSGNTNYDLLA